In Oryza brachyantha chromosome 1, ObraRS2, whole genome shotgun sequence, the following are encoded in one genomic region:
- the LOC102700852 gene encoding cytochrome P450 90D2, giving the protein MSSAVVAAVAGAVCVWVVVAVLCREFVWRRRRLLGGGGGRKGAAARLPPGSFGWPVVGETLEFVSCAYSPRPEAFVDKRREMHGSAVFRSHLFGSATVVTADAEVSRFVLQSDARAFVPWYPRSLTELMGKSSILLINGALQRRVHGLVGAFFKSSQLKSQVTADMHRRLSSFLSRHHHHDPSSLLRVQDLAKSVVFEILVRGLIGLEAGAEMQQLKQQFQEFIVGLMSLPIKLPGTRLYRSLQAKKRMAKLIQRIIRDKRARRGAAGSPRDAIDVLIGDGSDELTDELISDNMIDLMIPAEDSVPVLITLAVKFLSECPLALHQLEEENMQLKRRKTDMGETLQWTDYMSLPFTQHVITETLRLGNIIGGIMRKAVRDVEVKGHLIPKGWCVFVYFRSVHLDDALYDEPYKFNPWRWKEDMSSGSFTPFGGGQRLCPGLDLARLEASIFLHHLVTSFRWVAEEDHIVNFPTVRLKRGMPIRLTCKEHDDDD; this is encoded by the exons ATGTCGTCTGCGGTGGTagcggccgtcgccggagccgtGTGCgtgtgggtggtggtggcggtgctgTGCCGTGAGTTCgtgtggaggaggaggaggctgttgggtggtggtggtggcaggaagggggcggcggcgcggctccCGCCGGGGAGCTTCGGGTGGCCGGTTGTCGGCGAGACGCTGGAGTTCGTCTCCTGCGCCTACTCGCCGCGCCCCGAGGCGTTCGTCGACAAGCGCCGGGAGAT GCACGGGAGCGCGGTGTTCCGGTCGCACCTGTTCGGGTCGGCGACGGTGGTGACGGCGGACGCGGAGGTGAGCCGGTTCGTGCTGCAGAGCGACGCGCGGGCGTTCGTGCCGTGGTACCCGCGGTCGCTGACGGAGCTGATGGGCAAGTCCTCCATCCTCCTCATCAACGGCGCCCTGCAGCGACGCGTCCACGGCCTCGTCGGCGCCTTCTTCAAGTCCTCCCAGCTCAAGTCCCAGGTCACCGCCGACAtgcaccgccgcctctcctccttcctctcccgccaccaccaccacgacccctcctccctcctccgcgtccAAGACCTCGCCAAGTCG GTGGTGTTCGAAATACTGGTGAGGGGCCTGATCGGGCTGGAGGCAGGGGCGGAGATGCAGCAGCTGAAGCAGCAATTCCAGGAATTTATTGTCGGCCTCATGTCCCTCCCCATTAAGCTGCCTGGCACTAGGCTCTACAGATCACTCCag GCCAAGAAGAGGATGGCGAAGCTGATACAGAGGATCATCCGGGACAAGAGGGCCAGGAGGGGggccgccggctcgccgcggGATGCCATCGACGTGCTcatcggcgacggcagcgacgAGCTCACCGACGAGCTCATCTCCGACAACATGATCGACCTCATGATCCCGGCCGAGGACTCCGTCCCGGTGCTCATCACCCTCGCCGTCAAGTTCCTCAGCGAGTGCCCTCTCGCCCTGCACCAGCTGGAA GAGGAGAACATGCAGCTCAAGAGGCGAAAAACTGACATGGGTGAGACCTTGCAATGGACAGACTACATGTCGTTGCCATTCACACAACAT GTGATAACGGAAACCCTGCGGTTGGGCAACATTATAGGTGGGATCATGCGCAAGGCGGTGCGCGACGTCGAGGTGAAGGGGCACCTCATCCCCAAGGGGTGGTGTGTGTTTGTGTACTTTCGGTCGGTCCATCTCGATGATGCGCTCTACGATGAGCCCTACAAGTTCAACCCATGGAGGTGGAAG GAGGACATGAGCAGTGGCAGCTTCACTCCTTTTGGTGGTGGGCAGAGGCTGTGCCCAGGCCTGGATCTGGCCAGGCTGGAAGCTTCCATCTTTCTTCACCACTTGGTCACCAGCTTCAG AtgggtggcggaggaggaccaCATCGTCAACTTCCCCACCGTGCGCCTCAAGCGGGGCATGCCCATCAGGCTCACCTGCAAGgaacacgacgacgacgattaG
- the LOC102701129 gene encoding DEAD-box ATP-dependent RNA helicase 20 yields MSRFDGRAADPGSYRDRRSEGAFGGGTRAFAPPSKADSAAAADLDGLPRFEKNFYVESPSVAGMTEDEVEAYRRRREITVEGRDVPKPVREFRDVGFPEYVLQEISKAGFVEPTPIQSQGWPMALRGRDLIGIAETGSGKTLAYLLPAIVHVNAQPILAPGDGPIVLVLAPTRELAVQIQQEATKFGASSKIKSTCVYGGVPKGPQVRDLQKGVEIVIATPGRLIDMIESHHTNLRRVTYLVLDEADRMLDMGFEPQIKKIVSQIRPDRQTLYWSATWPKEVEQLARNFLFDPYKVIIGSEELKANHAISQHVEILSESQKYNKLVNLLEDIMDGSRILIFMDTKKGCDQITRQLRMDGWPALSIHGDKSQAERDWVLSEFKSGKSPIMTATDVAARGLDVKDVKYVINYDFPGSLEDYVHRIGRTGRAGAKGTAYTFFTAANARFAKDLINILEEAGQKVSPELANMGRGAPPASSGSRDRYRGYGSGRSWS; encoded by the exons atgaGCCGCTTCGACGGCCGCGCCGCGGACCCCGGCTCGTACCGCGACCGCCGCAG CGAGGGGGCGTTCGGGGGCGGGACGAGGGCGTTCGCCCCACCGAGCAAGGcggactccgccgccgcggccgaccTGGATGGCCTGCCGCGGTTCGAGAAGAACTTCTACGTGGAGTCCCCTTCCGTGGCCGGCATGACGGAGGACGAGGTGGAGGCGTACCGCCGCCGCAGGGAGATCACTGTGGAGGGCCGTGATGTGCCCAAGCCAGTGCGCGAGTTCCGTGATGTCGGATTCCCAG AATATGTGCTGCAAGAAATTTCAAAAGCTGGATTTGTAGAACCTACTCCTATCCAGTCTCAAGGTTGGCCAATGGCATTGAGGGGACGTGATCTTATTGGCATTGCTGAAACAGGATCAGGGAAAACGCTTGCTTACCTTTTGCCTGCCATCGTTCATGTTAACGCTCAGCCTATTCTAG cTCCTGGCGATGGTCCAATTGTTCTGGTGTTAGCCCCTACACGTGAACTTGCTGTGCAGATACAGCAAGAGGCAACTAAGTTTGGTgcatcatcaaaaataaaaagtactTGTGTATATGGTGGTGTTCCAAAAGGTCCTCAAGTTCGTGATCTTCAAAAAG GTGTTGAAATTGTTATAGCTACACCAGGAAGACTGATTGATATGATAGAATCACACCATACAAATTTGCGGAGGGTCACTTACCTCGTTTTAGATGAGGCAGACCGGATGCTAGACATGGGCTTTGAACCTCAGATTAAGAAAATCGTTTCTCAG ATTCGTCCAGATCGCCAAACGCTATATTGGAGTGCTACTTGGCCAAAGGAAGTTGAACAGCTAGCAAGGAACTTTCTTTTTGACCCATACAAG GTTATAATCGGTTCTGAGGAATTGAAAGCTAATCATGCCATTTCTCAGCATGTAGAGATATTATCTGAGAGTCAGAAGTACAATAA GTTGGTTAATCTACTGGAGGATATAATGGATGGCAGCcgaatattaatatttatggaCACGAAAAAGGGATGTGATCAAATCACTAGACAGCTTCGGATGGATGGTTGGCCTGCTCTGTCTATCCATGGTGACAAGAGCCAAGCTGAGAGAGATTGGGTTCTTTCCGAATTTAAATCAGGGAAAAGTCCTATCATGACAGCTACTGATGTGGCTGCTCGAGGCTTAG ATGTTAAGGAtgttaaatatgtcattaacTATGACTTTCCGGGATCACTGGAGGATTATGTTCATCGCATTGGTCGAACTGGTAGAGCTGGAGCAAAAGGAACAGCTTACACGTTTTTCACTGCTGCTAATGCCAGATTTGCCAAGGATCTGATCAACATTCTAGAAGAAGCTGGACAGAAGGTCAGCCCTGAATTAGCTAATATGGGTCGTGGTGCCCCACCCGCTTCTTCAG GTTCCCGTGATAGATATAGAGGGTATGGAAGTGGTCGGTCATGGAGCTGA
- the LOC102703429 gene encoding uncharacterized protein LOC102703429 produces the protein MEISLVRVFLTILANMLLQSPYQEPHSPPPESSQCSTPLASESGAKRGRGRRKQRGLDGGDKVVSVYEEKGAKPSPFPLLLLCRATKRRITEVYDEMCQIARNKRNDFGKVHEFINCLVDARNELLHKSETVQRSCRVKKALLSNPCSRRANSYERLCEQVHKLEAEHKRLKKDADIYNYIQEQLQMSHSYKLLTELSAMMERADREEALAAEATEMTFEELLALEKSDAAFWQRHRKLTSISSK, from the exons ATGGAGATTTCCCTTGTTCGTGTCTTCCTCACTATCCTCGCCAACATGCTTCTTCAGTCCCCCTACCAGGAGCCACATTCCCCACCTCCTGAATCATCCCAATGTTCAACACCACTTGCTAGCGAGAGTGGAGCAAAGAgggggcgggggaggaggaagcagaGGGGCTTGGATGGTGGAGACAAGGTGGTGTCTGTTTACGAGGAAAAAGGGGCAAAACCATCACCTTTCCCCCTTCTGCTGTTGTGCCGTGCAACGAAACGACGGATCACAGAGGTGTACGACGAGATGTGCCAAATCGCTCGTAATAAAAGGAATGATTTTGGCAAG gttCATGAGTTCATTAACTGTTTGGTAGACGCAAGAAACGAACTTCTGCACAA GTCTGAGACGGTTCAAAGAAGCTGCAGAGTAAAGAAGGCCTTACTGTCCAACCCTTGTAGTCGTAGGGCTAACAGTTATGAACGCCTCTGCGAACAG GTACATAAATTGGAAGCTGAGCACAAAAGACTAAAGAAGGATGCAGATATCTACAATTATATCCAAGAGCAGCTTCAGATGTCACATTCATACAAACTG TTGACTGAGCTTAGTGCAATGATGGAGAGGGCAGACCGTGAGGAAGCCCTTGCTGCCGAGGCCACTGAGATGACATTCGAGGAGCTGCTGGCTCTGGAGAAGAGCGATGCCGCCTTCTGGCAGCGTCACAGGAAGCTGACCTCAATTTCATCCAAGTAG
- the LOC107305171 gene encoding putative pentatricopeptide repeat-containing protein At1g17630 has translation MRLLHGRASAPRPSHRRRPRLLSTATGDQPTPPTTSAVAWNRLLRAHLARSRGDLALALYRHMRAVSPALPNSYTLPLALRAAAAAAPRVASAIHAHALHLGLHAQPVVAGQLLAAYSKLGRAAEARHVFDAMLPSGRSTFCWNALISAYSNACDPDAARHAFAPMCAAAAGARPDAVTWTALLSAHARCGKHPDVLELFGDMHRSGCEGNAESMAVALSACPYTGDLALAKGKAIHNCGVVRGVVHGYLFVTNSLVCMYGKLGEMEDAKKVFGDAAEKNTVTWNTMITSYAAAGLCDEALGVLDQMERIGGAVAPNVVSWSAVVGGFASSGDTGRALELFRRMQRRWLPPNVVTMATVLSACAELLALRLGRELHAYAMRAKLDRHSLVENGLVNMYAKCGKVAGARKVFDGMKTRDLISWNSMLAGYGMHGLCDEALALFADMAGAAVAPNAVTFVAVLSACSHAGRVPEGRRLFDDMVREHNISPSMEHYTCMVDLLGRAGLLGYASELIETMPMRPDPCVWGALLNSCRIHGDAAMAEATIARVLRSEANGTGHHMLITNLYAMCGMWDKSKKVRVMTRETGLRKNPGQSWIEVNNTVVAFTSGGTPPSLPGAEDVFRALDTLYAEMTIQHV, from the coding sequence ATGCGTCTCCTCCACGGTCGCGCCTCGGCCCCTCGTCCCAGCCAtcggcgtcgcccgcgccttctctccaccgccaccggcgaCCAACCCACCCCGCCGACCACCAGCGCCGTCGCATGGaatcgcctcctccgcgcccaTCTCGCCCGTTCCCGCGGAGACCTCGCCCTCGCGCTCTACCGCCACATGCGAGCGGTCTCCCCCGCGCTGCCGAACTCGTACACGCTCCCCCtcgccctccgcgccgccgccgccgccgcaccgcgcgTCGCCTCCGCCATCCACGCCCACGCGCTCCACCTCGGCCTCCACGCGcagcccgtcgtcgccggccagcTCCTCGCCGCCTACTCCAAgctcggccgcgccgccgaggcaCGCCACGTGTTCGACGCAATGCTGCCGTCGGGGAGGAGCACCTTCTGCTGGAACGCGCTCATCTCCGCCTACTCCAACGCCTGCGACCCCGACGCTGCGAGGCACGCGTTCGCGCCaatgtgcgccgccgccgccggggcgcgTCCCGACGCCGTGACGTGGACGGCGCTGCTCTCGGCGCACGCGCGGTGCGGGAAGCACCCGGATGTCCTCGAGCTGTTCGGAGACATGCATAGGAGCGGCTGTGAGGGGAACGCCGAGTCCATGGCCGTGGCGCTCTCGGCGTGCCCTTACACCGGCGACCTTGCATTGGCCAAAGGGAAGGCGATACACAACTGCGGCGTCGTGAGGGGTGTCGTCCATGGCTACCTGTTCGTCACCAACTCATTGGTGTGCATGTACGGCAAGCTCGGGGAGATGGAGGATGCCAAGAAGGTTTTCGGGGACGCCGCCGAGAAGAACACCGTGACATGGAACACCATGATCACCAGCTACGCCGCGGCTGGGCTGTGCGACGAGGCGTTGGGCGTGCTCGACCAGATGGAGCGGatcggcggcgcggtggcgcccAATGTGGTCAGCTGGAGCGCTGTCGTCGGCGGGTTCGCGTCGTCCGGGGACACTGGCCGCGCACTGGAGCTGTTCCGGCGAATGCAGCGCCGGTGGCTTCCGCCGAACGTGGTGACCATGGCGACTGTCCTCTCAGCTTGCGCCGAGCTGCTGGCGTTGAGGCTGGGGCGGGAGCTCCATGCCTACGCCATGAGAGCCAAGCTGGACAGGCACTCGCTTGTCGAGAACGGGCTCGTCAACATGTACGCAAAGTGCGGGAAGGTCGCCGGTGCGCGGAAGGTGTTCGACGGCATGAAGACGAGGGACCTGATCTCGTGGAACTCGATGCTGGCCGGCTACGGCATGCATGGCCTGTGCGACGAAGCCCTTGCCCTGTTCGCGGACATGGCCGGAGCTGCGGTCGCTCCCAACGCCGTCACCTTCGTCGCCGTTCTGTCGGCCTGCAGCCACGCGGGGCGTGTGCCGGAGGGCCGCCGCCTGTTCGATGACATGGTGAGAGAGCACAACATCTCCCCATCAATGGAGCATTACACGTGCATGGTTGACCTCCTCGGCCGCGCCGGCTTGCTCGGGTACGCGTCGGAGCTCATCGAGACGATGCCGATGAGACCTGACCCGTGCGTGTGGGGGGCATTGCTCAATTCCTGCAGGATTCATGGGGATGCAGCCATGGCCGAGGCCACCATTGCCAGGGTTCTGCGCTCCGAGGCCAACGGCACCGGCCACCACATGCTGATCACCAACCTGTACGCCATGTGCGGGATGTGGGACAAGTCCAAGAAGGTGAGGGTGATGACGAGGGAGACCGGCTTGAGGAAGAATCCGGGGCAGAGCTGGATCGAAGTGAACAACACGGTGGTCGCCTTCACCTCCGGCGGCACGCCGCCGTCTCTTCCCGGAGCTGAGGATGTTTTCAGAGCTCTCGATACTCTATACGCAGAGATGACAATTCAACATGTATGA
- the LOC102701404 gene encoding uncharacterized protein LOC102701404 yields MHLAAADHPHRGGGGGRPGPGLALALGNLAAAALRREHRRRALAGGAVLASALLLVATPRLRHSPALHLFADMRNLLGVPNTLNVFSAYPLLLAGVPGLVLCLCGSGCFGISLRWEALGWFLFYAGNVAAAFGSAYYHLKPDDDRLIWDRLPMMLSASSLLSILVIERVDERAGLSCLLSLLSLILVSSACERVLDDMRLWVVLNFVPCVAIPAMLFLFPPKYTHSRFWFLATGFYLLARFEGLADRKVYSVNRYFISGHSLEHLCFAVVSLILNVMLSFRNVKIVRDS; encoded by the exons ATgcatctcgccgccgccgaccacccccaccgcggcggcggcggcggccgccccggccccggcctcgccctcgccctcgggaacctcgcggccgccgcgctccgcaGGGAGCACAGgcgccgcgcgctcgccggGGGTGCCGTCCTCGCCTCGGCGCTGCTCCTGGTGGCCACGCCGCGGCTCCGCCACTCCCCCGCGCTCCACCTCTTCGCCGACATGCGCAACCTCCTCGGCGTGCCCAACACGCTCAACGTGTTCAGCGCGTATCCGCTCCTCCTGGCCGGGGTCCCCGGGCTCGTCCTCTGCCTCTGTGGCAGTGGATGCTTCGGCATCAG CTTGAGATGGGAGGCCTTGGGATGGTTCCTCTTCTATGCTGGGAATGTGGCAGCAGCATTTGGCTCGGCTTACTATCACCTCAAACCAGATGATGACCGCTTAATTTGGGACAGGTTGCCG ATGATGCTATCAGCTTCTTCGCTGCTGTCTATATTGGTAATTGAAAGAGTTGATGAGAGGGCTGGGCTATCTTGTTTGCTGTCACTCTTATCTCTCATACTGGTGAGCAGTGCATGTGAAAG GGTTCTTGATGATATGCGCTTATGGGtggttttaaattttgttcctTGCGTTGCAATTCCTGCAATGCTATTCTTGTTTCCTCCAAAATATACACATTCGAGATTTTGGTTTCTTGCCACAG GTTTTTACCTTCTTGCAAGATTTGAGGGCCTTGCTGACAGAAAGGTTTACAGTGTGAACCGGTACTTCATCAGCGGGCATTCCTTGGAGCACCTTTGCTTTGCGGTGGTTTCCTTGATTCTAAATGTGATGCTGTCCTTCAGAAATGTTAAGATCGTCAG AGACTCGTGA